From Rudanella lutea DSM 19387, a single genomic window includes:
- a CDS encoding UPF0175 family protein yields MILELDDQIIQTTGLTSEQLRLELAVQLYANGKLTKAQARRLTDLDRIAFSDELAKRGLGQEYTLEMLEEDAKMLGLT; encoded by the coding sequence ATGATACTCGAGCTGGACGATCAAATTATACAGACCACCGGGCTGACCTCCGAACAACTTCGGCTCGAACTGGCGGTGCAGTTATATGCCAACGGCAAACTGACCAAAGCGCAGGCCCGCCGATTGACCGACCTTGACCGAATTGCTTTTTCTGACGAGTTGGCTAAACGGGGTTTGGGGCAGGAGTATACGCTGGAAATGCTTGAGGAAGACGCCAAAATGCTTGGGCTGACATGA
- a CDS encoding DUF3368 domain-containing protein, with product MIIVSDTSSLNALFKIDQISLLPALYQQVLIPERVWEEMLRDEAMQRWLQHRPEWLTVQAIHNRQRYLDLLDDMDEGEAEAIVLMLETQADRLLLDDQEGRAKATELGLPVIGTLGVLLQAKQQGLLTRLRPHLDDLISKAKFRISETLRTRVLALAGEQTTDNDG from the coding sequence ATGATCATCGTCAGCGATACCTCGTCTTTGAATGCCTTGTTCAAGATTGATCAGATTAGCCTGTTACCGGCTCTGTACCAGCAAGTACTGATTCCTGAACGAGTGTGGGAGGAGATGCTGCGGGATGAAGCTATGCAACGCTGGCTTCAGCACCGACCGGAGTGGCTTACGGTTCAGGCGATTCATAACCGACAGCGGTATCTGGATCTGCTGGACGATATGGATGAAGGGGAGGCCGAGGCCATCGTGTTGATGCTGGAAACACAAGCCGACCGATTACTACTCGATGATCAGGAGGGTCGGGCAAAAGCCACTGAACTTGGGTTACCTGTAATCGGAACGCTGGGCGTTTTGCTACAGGCTAAACAACAGGGACTGCTCACCAGACTCAGGCCGCATCTGGACGACCTGATCAGTAAAGCTAAATTTCGGATTAGCGAAACGCTCCGCACACGTGTATTAGCCCTGGCCGGGGAACAAACCACAGACAACGATGGGTAA
- the csm4 gene encoding type III-A CRISPR-associated RAMP protein Csm4, whose protein sequence is MGKPKPTKQSIQHIIRRPNQTSAASAKPVAKPALIYPRTALIRFRFTAPLHLSNIRPDDYGVSERVVHSDSLTAAIFQAWAMLGRTDLIPGNAGSSAEPGFVVSSLFPFYEHRQVKNVEQQGPVYFWPKPFFRNTKTEQVDLKPGEAKKYKKVQYVDTDHFLAYLNQTAPPEGGTDNLHGAFQSKVMPKDYADFLTADVQTRLTKPRDESEPTPYYIERLYFRYDSGLWCLVQYDSVDAEKHVKAALTYLADEGIGTDRSVGNGQFEPAFCELPDSFQFPQSGSYGVNLSLFCPEDYGQLAQLMGHIGEQTDPAVRYELVQRGGWLSEPHNTLRKRSVQMFRPGSLFRLPSSATYTRAGRLVDIRPVAEDDKPAPHLPAHPVWRDGRAIWLPVNLK, encoded by the coding sequence ATGGGTAAACCAAAGCCAACGAAGCAATCAATTCAGCATATAATCAGGAGACCGAACCAAACGTCAGCGGCTTCCGCTAAGCCCGTTGCTAAACCGGCGCTAATTTATCCTCGCACCGCCCTGATCCGCTTTCGGTTTACAGCCCCGCTCCACCTGAGCAATATTCGCCCCGACGACTACGGTGTCAGCGAGCGTGTGGTGCATTCCGACTCGCTCACGGCGGCCATTTTTCAGGCGTGGGCCATGCTGGGCCGAACAGACCTCATTCCTGGCAATGCCGGTTCATCAGCCGAACCGGGCTTTGTGGTGTCGAGTCTGTTTCCGTTCTATGAGCACCGACAGGTCAAGAATGTGGAACAACAAGGCCCCGTCTATTTCTGGCCGAAGCCGTTTTTCAGAAATACCAAAACAGAACAAGTAGACCTGAAACCGGGCGAAGCCAAGAAGTACAAGAAAGTACAGTATGTTGATACCGACCATTTTCTGGCGTACCTGAATCAGACAGCGCCACCCGAAGGTGGTACTGATAATCTGCACGGAGCCTTTCAAAGTAAGGTTATGCCCAAAGACTATGCCGACTTCCTGACCGCCGACGTACAGACACGCCTGACCAAACCCCGCGACGAATCGGAGCCGACGCCGTACTATATCGAGCGGCTGTATTTTCGGTACGATTCGGGCCTATGGTGCCTCGTTCAGTATGACAGTGTAGATGCAGAGAAGCACGTAAAAGCAGCCCTGACGTACTTGGCCGACGAAGGCATTGGTACCGACCGGAGCGTGGGCAACGGGCAGTTCGAGCCTGCCTTCTGCGAACTACCCGACTCGTTCCAGTTTCCGCAAAGCGGCTCCTACGGCGTAAACCTGTCGCTGTTCTGCCCGGAGGATTATGGCCAGTTGGCGCAACTGATGGGGCACATCGGCGAACAGACCGACCCGGCGGTTCGGTATGAACTGGTGCAGCGCGGGGGCTGGCTTTCCGAGCCACACAACACCCTGCGGAAACGGTCGGTGCAGATGTTTCGGCCCGGTTCGCTGTTTCGGTTGCCATCGTCGGCTACCTACACGCGGGCGGGGCGGCTGGTTGATATTCGACCGGTGGCGGAAGACGACAAACCGGCTCCTCACCTGCCCGCACACCCCGTCTGGCGCGATGGCCGGGCGATCTGGCTACCCGTTAACCTGAAATAA